From Enterococcus mediterraneensis, the proteins below share one genomic window:
- a CDS encoding GDSL-type esterase/lipase family protein: MKILVTGDSLIARKESLKEPMLNHYLKKKVPGIKIINTAISGNNTNDLIQRFEKDVMSYQGIDKIFILIGTNDLALNKQIPKTIYRENLQWIISELKEKYKSDQIYFITPPAVDEKKQKFRNNELIKDYINVLTETANSESCVVIDFYTEIINQPDFKKIINGTVKDGLHFGKEGYDLLSDIIIRYL; encoded by the coding sequence ATGAAAATCCTAGTAACAGGTGATAGTCTGATCGCCCGCAAAGAATCATTGAAAGAACCGATGCTGAATCATTATTTGAAAAAGAAAGTTCCGGGGATCAAAATCATCAATACCGCCATCAGCGGCAACAATACCAATGATTTGATCCAACGGTTTGAAAAAGATGTAATGAGCTATCAAGGAATCGATAAAATCTTTATTTTGATCGGTACGAACGATCTGGCCCTAAACAAACAGATCCCTAAAACCATTTATCGAGAGAATCTGCAATGGATCATCAGTGAACTCAAAGAAAAATACAAATCAGATCAAATCTACTTTATTACACCGCCCGCAGTAGATGAGAAAAAGCAGAAATTCCGCAATAATGAGTTGATCAAAGACTATATCAATGTCCTGACAGAAACAGCTAACAGTGAAAGTTGTGTCGTCATTGATTTTTATACGGAAATCATCAATCAGCCGGATTTCAAAAAAATCATCAATGGCACGGTGAAAGATGGCCTGCATTTCGGCAAAGAAGGATACGACCTGCTTTCTGATATCATTATCCGCTATCTCTAA